One genomic region from Stackebrandtia nassauensis DSM 44728 encodes:
- a CDS encoding acyl-CoA carboxylase subunit beta, whose protein sequence is MSDIDIHTTAGKLADLAARREAALHAGSARAVDKQHAKGKKTARERIEMLLDEGSFVELDEMARHRSTNFGLDANRPYGDGVVTGYGTVDGREVCVFAQDFTVFGGSLGEVFGEKIVKVMDLALKTGRPIIGINDSGGARIQEGVVSLGLYGEIFFRNVRASGVIPQISLVMGPCAGGAVYSPAITDFTVMVDQTSHMFITGPDVIKTVTGEDVGMEELGGARTHNATSGNAHYLAADEDDAIEYVKSLLTYLPGNNMDEAPVYEADASLEATDEDTALDTIVPDSANQPYDMHAVITAVLDDAEFCETQPLFAQNIITGFGRIEGHSVGVVANQPMHFAGCLDIDASEKAARFVRTCDAFNIPIVTFVDVPGFLPGTDQEYNGIIRRGAKLLYAYAEATVPKLTVITRKAYGGAYDVMGSKHLGADLNFAWPTAQIAVMGAQGAVNILYRRELAEAEDATARRAELITDYEDTLANPYVAAERGFIDGVIAPSATRAELTKGLRLLRSKRESLPPKKHGNIPL, encoded by the coding sequence GTGTCGGACATCGATATACACACCACCGCCGGAAAGCTGGCCGATCTGGCCGCCCGCCGCGAGGCCGCCCTGCACGCGGGCAGCGCCCGAGCCGTCGACAAGCAGCACGCCAAGGGCAAGAAGACCGCCCGGGAACGCATCGAGATGCTGCTCGACGAGGGTTCCTTTGTGGAGCTGGACGAGATGGCCCGGCACCGTTCCACCAACTTCGGCCTGGACGCCAACCGGCCCTACGGCGACGGCGTCGTCACCGGTTACGGCACCGTCGACGGCCGCGAGGTGTGTGTCTTCGCACAGGACTTCACCGTCTTCGGCGGCTCACTGGGCGAGGTCTTCGGCGAGAAGATCGTCAAGGTGATGGACCTGGCGCTCAAGACCGGCCGCCCCATCATCGGCATCAACGACTCCGGCGGCGCCCGGATCCAGGAGGGCGTGGTCTCGCTGGGCCTGTACGGCGAGATCTTCTTCCGCAACGTCCGCGCCTCCGGGGTGATCCCGCAGATCTCGCTGGTCATGGGCCCGTGCGCCGGCGGCGCGGTCTACTCCCCCGCCATCACCGACTTCACCGTCATGGTCGACCAGACCTCGCACATGTTCATCACCGGACCCGACGTCATCAAGACCGTCACCGGCGAGGACGTCGGCATGGAGGAACTGGGCGGGGCCCGCACCCACAACGCCACCTCCGGCAACGCCCACTACCTGGCCGCCGACGAGGACGACGCGATCGAGTACGTCAAGAGCCTGCTGACCTACCTGCCCGGCAACAACATGGACGAGGCCCCCGTCTACGAGGCCGACGCCAGTCTCGAGGCCACCGACGAGGACACGGCGCTGGACACGATCGTCCCCGACTCGGCCAACCAGCCCTACGACATGCACGCGGTGATCACCGCCGTCCTGGACGACGCCGAGTTCTGCGAGACCCAGCCGCTGTTCGCCCAGAACATCATCACCGGCTTCGGCCGCATCGAGGGCCACAGCGTCGGCGTCGTCGCCAACCAGCCGATGCACTTCGCGGGCTGTCTCGACATCGACGCCTCCGAGAAGGCGGCCCGGTTCGTGCGCACCTGCGACGCCTTCAACATCCCGATCGTCACCTTCGTCGACGTCCCCGGCTTCCTGCCGGGCACCGACCAGGAGTACAACGGCATCATCCGGCGCGGCGCCAAACTGCTGTACGCCTACGCCGAGGCCACCGTCCCGAAACTGACCGTCATCACCCGCAAGGCATACGGCGGCGCCTACGACGTCATGGGTTCCAAGCACCTGGGCGCCGACCTCAACTTCGCCTGGCCCACCGCCCAGATCGCGGTCATGGGCGCGCAGGGCGCGGTCAACATCCTCTACCGGCGCGAACTGGCCGAGGCCGAGGACGCCACCGCCCGGCGCGCCGAGCTGATCACCGACTACGAGGACACGCTCGCGAACCCTTACGTGGCAGCCGAACGCGGCTTCATCGACGGGGTCATCGCCCCCTCGGCGACCCGGGCCGAACTCACCAAGGGACTGCGGCTGCTGCGCTCCAAACGTGAGTCGCTCCCGCCGAAGAAGCACGGGAACATCCCGCTGTAA
- a CDS encoding biotin--[acetyl-CoA-carboxylase] ligase: MERKPLDAARLRRWCRDSRMWDSIEVLETVDSTNSLLAKRAAQGAHAGSVLVAEKQTAGRGRLSRSWESPPHAGLAVSMLLRPEVPTARWSWLPLLAGVATCQTIVDLCGVPAALKWPNDVLVGARLDKCSGILAEIAAGGVVLGIGLNVTLAREELPRADTTSLALAGAVETDRGTLLEGLLERIAAWYANWRATEGDPQASGLADAYTLRCHTLGLNVTVSLPDGAVITGVASAIDADGRLCVETEDGPVAVAAGDVYHVR; this comes from the coding sequence ATGGAACGGAAGCCCCTGGATGCCGCGCGGTTGCGGCGGTGGTGTCGCGACAGCCGCATGTGGGATTCCATCGAAGTACTCGAAACAGTTGATTCAACGAACTCGCTGCTGGCGAAGCGGGCCGCTCAGGGTGCCCATGCGGGGAGCGTGCTCGTCGCCGAGAAGCAGACGGCCGGACGCGGACGGCTGTCCCGCAGTTGGGAGTCGCCGCCCCACGCGGGGCTGGCGGTGTCGATGCTGCTGCGGCCCGAGGTGCCGACCGCCCGCTGGAGCTGGCTGCCGCTGCTGGCCGGGGTGGCGACCTGTCAGACCATTGTGGATCTGTGTGGCGTGCCCGCGGCCCTCAAATGGCCCAACGACGTCCTGGTCGGCGCCCGGCTGGACAAGTGCTCCGGCATCCTGGCCGAGATCGCCGCCGGAGGCGTCGTGCTGGGCATCGGCCTGAACGTGACCCTGGCCCGCGAGGAGCTGCCGCGCGCCGACACCACCTCGCTGGCGCTGGCCGGGGCCGTGGAGACCGACCGCGGCACGCTGCTGGAGGGTCTGCTGGAACGCATCGCCGCCTGGTACGCCAACTGGCGCGCCACCGAGGGCGACCCGCAGGCCAGCGGACTGGCCGACGCCTACACGCTGCGCTGCCACACGCTGGGGCTCAACGTCACGGTGTCGCTTCCGGACGGTGCGGTGATCACCGGTGTAGCGTCCGCAATAGACGCCGACGGCCGGTTGTGCGTCGAAACCGAGGACGGACCCGTGGCGGTGGCGGCGGGGGACGTATACCACGTACGTTAG
- a CDS encoding response regulator transcription factor, translated as MPDEEHHSLGALGLSPQAEDVYRALLSLPSADIPTLACRLDLPCETVAAIMPRLLDRDLARMLTDDQYAANPPELSIVALLGERVELLRRTYAAVGPLERVYRQTRRHEGDVPGTETVRGLAAIRSRLDQLNLRARDEVRMFMRHPLITNDAGGSVRDPAPNPHARYRTLYEKALLDDSAVVELIRRSVERGFQVRFAATLPVKLAIADDNLALIMTAESGGLRPHDGAHPIALFTEHPALVTMAVGLFEQVWSTAVPAPALDDGALTRTPQSGGPSDPDDRLLLSLLLAGLTDQTIAARLGVGLRTVQRRVRDLMDAANVDTRIQLGWQASRKGWI; from the coding sequence ATGCCTGATGAGGAGCATCACTCGCTGGGCGCCCTGGGGTTGAGCCCCCAGGCCGAGGACGTCTACCGCGCCCTGTTGTCGCTGCCCAGCGCCGACATCCCGACGCTGGCCTGCCGGCTCGACCTGCCGTGCGAGACCGTCGCGGCGATCATGCCCCGGCTGCTGGACCGGGACCTGGCCCGCATGCTCACCGACGACCAGTACGCCGCCAACCCACCCGAGCTGTCCATAGTGGCGCTGCTCGGTGAGCGGGTCGAACTGCTGCGTCGCACCTACGCCGCCGTCGGCCCGCTGGAACGCGTCTACCGCCAGACCCGCCGCCACGAGGGCGATGTCCCCGGCACCGAGACCGTCCGCGGCCTGGCCGCGATCCGCTCCCGGCTGGACCAGCTCAACCTGCGGGCCCGCGACGAGGTCCGGATGTTCATGCGGCACCCGCTCATCACCAACGACGCCGGCGGCAGCGTCCGCGACCCGGCCCCCAACCCGCACGCCCGCTACCGCACCCTCTACGAGAAGGCGCTGCTGGACGACAGCGCGGTGGTCGAACTGATCCGCCGCTCCGTCGAACGCGGCTTCCAGGTCCGCTTCGCCGCAACCCTGCCGGTCAAACTCGCCATCGCCGACGACAACCTCGCCCTCATCATGACCGCGGAATCCGGCGGACTGCGCCCCCACGACGGCGCCCACCCGATCGCGCTGTTCACCGAACACCCGGCCCTGGTCACCATGGCCGTCGGCCTGTTCGAGCAGGTGTGGTCCACCGCCGTCCCGGCCCCGGCACTCGACGACGGCGCCCTGACCCGCACCCCGCAGTCCGGCGGCCCCTCCGACCCCGACGACCGGCTGCTGCTGTCGCTTCTGCTTGCGGGCCTTACCGACCAGACCATCGCGGCCCGGCTGGGAGTCGGCCTGCGCACGGTACAGCGCCGGGTCCGCGACCTCATGGACGCCGCCAATGTGGACACGCGTATCCAGCTGGGCTGGCAGGCCTCGCGCAAGGGCTGGATTTGA
- a CDS encoding PH domain-containing protein — translation MGFPDNLLAEDEEVVLHMHPHWKELIGPVFWFIVFALVAVFGYTAIPDDWGSWVPIARWIIVALAVIAIIWLSITPWVVWGTSHYVFTTHRLLLRTGLLTRKGRDIPYARVNDVSFEQGVIQRMFRLGTLMVQSASEQGAVVFKDMPKVEMVQSTLYKLVEEDRNRRTGVDDGGV, via the coding sequence ATGGGGTTTCCGGACAATCTGCTGGCTGAGGACGAGGAAGTCGTCCTGCACATGCATCCACACTGGAAAGAACTGATCGGCCCGGTCTTCTGGTTCATCGTCTTCGCGCTGGTCGCCGTGTTCGGCTACACGGCCATTCCCGACGATTGGGGTTCCTGGGTTCCCATCGCCCGCTGGATCATCGTCGCGCTGGCCGTCATCGCGATCATCTGGCTGTCGATAACGCCGTGGGTGGTGTGGGGGACCAGCCACTACGTCTTCACCACCCACCGGCTGCTGTTGCGCACCGGCCTGCTCACCCGCAAGGGCCGCGACATCCCGTACGCCCGCGTCAACGACGTGTCCTTCGAGCAGGGCGTGATCCAGCGGATGTTCCGGCTGGGGACGCTGATGGTGCAGTCGGCCAGCGAACAGGGCGCGGTGGTGTTCAAGGACATGCCGAAGGTCGAGATGGTTCAGTCCACCTTGTACAAGCTGGTGGAGGAGGACCGCAACCGCCGCACGGGTGTCGACGACGGCGGGGTCTGA
- a CDS encoding AfsR/SARP family transcriptional regulator — protein sequence MEVRLLGPLEVLRDGTPVPIRGRIHPRLLAVLALHAGNVVARPALITGVWDCEPPASAKRQIQNAVSALRQVLDGTLIETVGDGYRLRLDDVTVDARDFETTVAEAARQRAGGDSDAALTSLRDALALWRGEALAGLPGRELRSRAQRLEEAWLAAREELIDVELELGEPVPVGELGELARLHPYRQRLTGLYMRVLHRQGRTPDALRVFDDIRRRLLDELGITVGPALRELHTAILREDPRLDAAAPVAVPASPAAAPRLVPAQLPAAIGEFVGRQEQLARLDALIAKGDNTALLSTVSGTGGAGKTALAIHWAHHNRDRFPDGQLYVNLRAFDRAEPLTPYDALTRFLAALGVTGGAVPSDVEAAASLYRSLLDGRRMLVLLDNAVDLEQVRPLLPGSGGNVTLVTSRNRITGLTALHGAELIGVDTMSRTESLEVLGNLVGARRLHADAAAAHRLAELCADLPLALRIAGANLAVNSHVELSEYVRELAGPNRLELLSIEGDPDSAVASVFAQSFRALSPEAQRLFARLGWIPGDDFGEELAIAVADLPEADCRRLTRTLETGNLVERYQARRFRFHDLVREYARQQAENTLDDAERDAVADRVVQWYYDNRRTPRAEDYPNLVATFQTWRHHPRCLMLPSVFAQHVNAGRDLAGMRAHLDAAYALAKSLGEPLSVHRAADALAVLAWAKGDTGTAVEFGLESLANAMSHDGDALGTARANLGLHYAAHGDYRKAEPLQREALEVAVSQAAAGAPNRGLNLVNLYCGLGRYADATTLVERIRHMPGIDANDLVLGAVHRIKAQIHMNLGRYGEALAEIEAGLRLAGQRSQPRSESIALRLRAEIRRRAGDLTNALADATRALELARRHQLSKQEKDAVFELAALHCASGTAQKAEELVPSLAETARDSSGPQRAEALARLAELHFRRGRHAEAIECGMAAKELFASIPRPLGLARVLRDLAEIHDDLAETETARGFRAEALDLFTRLRVPEAEELRRQLDSPPSDLPQTPPSSTPVRRLRSSSTSLYKVD from the coding sequence GTGGAAGTTCGGTTGCTCGGTCCCCTGGAGGTACTGCGGGACGGCACACCGGTGCCGATCCGGGGCCGGATCCACCCCCGGCTGCTGGCCGTCCTGGCGCTGCACGCCGGCAACGTCGTCGCGCGACCGGCACTGATCACCGGCGTGTGGGACTGTGAACCACCGGCTTCGGCCAAGCGACAGATCCAGAACGCCGTCTCGGCGTTGCGCCAGGTACTGGACGGCACCCTCATCGAAACGGTCGGCGACGGCTACCGGCTGCGCCTTGACGACGTCACCGTCGACGCCCGCGACTTCGAGACGACCGTCGCCGAGGCGGCTCGGCAGCGTGCGGGCGGCGACTCCGACGCGGCACTGACCTCGTTGCGGGACGCGTTGGCGCTGTGGCGCGGCGAGGCCCTCGCCGGGTTGCCGGGACGCGAACTGCGCTCCCGGGCCCAGCGGCTGGAGGAAGCCTGGCTGGCCGCCCGGGAGGAACTGATCGATGTGGAGCTGGAACTCGGCGAACCGGTGCCGGTCGGCGAACTGGGCGAGCTGGCCCGGCTGCATCCGTACCGGCAGCGCCTGACGGGCCTGTACATGCGGGTGCTGCACCGGCAGGGGCGCACGCCCGACGCGCTGCGGGTCTTCGACGACATCCGGCGACGGCTCCTGGACGAACTGGGTATCACCGTCGGACCGGCACTGCGCGAGCTGCACACCGCGATCCTGCGGGAGGACCCGCGGCTGGACGCGGCGGCACCGGTGGCCGTGCCCGCGTCCCCGGCCGCCGCCCCGAGGCTGGTGCCCGCCCAGCTGCCCGCCGCCATCGGCGAGTTCGTCGGCCGACAGGAACAACTGGCGCGGCTGGACGCGCTGATCGCCAAGGGAGACAACACCGCCCTGCTGTCCACGGTGTCGGGAACCGGCGGCGCCGGGAAGACGGCGCTGGCGATCCACTGGGCGCACCACAACCGGGACCGGTTCCCCGACGGACAGCTGTACGTCAACCTGCGCGCGTTCGACCGCGCCGAACCGCTGACCCCGTACGACGCCCTGACCCGGTTCCTCGCGGCACTGGGGGTGACCGGCGGCGCGGTCCCGTCCGATGTGGAAGCCGCCGCCTCGCTGTACCGATCGCTGCTGGACGGGCGCCGGATGCTGGTCCTGCTCGACAACGCCGTCGACCTGGAACAGGTGCGCCCGCTGCTTCCCGGCAGCGGCGGCAACGTCACGCTGGTGACCAGCCGCAACCGGATCACGGGTCTGACGGCGCTGCACGGCGCCGAGCTGATCGGTGTGGACACCATGTCGCGGACGGAATCCCTGGAGGTGCTGGGCAACCTGGTGGGTGCGCGGCGGTTGCACGCCGACGCTGCGGCGGCACATCGGCTCGCGGAACTGTGCGCGGACCTGCCGTTGGCGTTGCGGATCGCGGGGGCGAACCTCGCCGTGAACTCGCATGTGGAACTCAGCGAGTACGTCCGGGAACTGGCGGGTCCCAACCGGCTGGAGTTGCTGTCGATCGAGGGGGACCCGGACTCCGCGGTGGCGTCGGTGTTCGCGCAGTCCTTTCGGGCGCTGTCACCCGAGGCTCAGCGGCTGTTCGCGCGGCTGGGCTGGATACCCGGTGACGATTTCGGCGAGGAGCTCGCGATCGCCGTCGCGGACCTGCCGGAGGCGGACTGTCGTCGGTTGACGCGCACCCTGGAGACCGGCAATCTCGTCGAGCGGTATCAGGCGCGGCGGTTCCGGTTCCACGACCTGGTCCGGGAGTACGCGCGGCAGCAGGCGGAGAACACACTGGACGACGCCGAGCGCGACGCGGTCGCGGATCGGGTCGTCCAGTGGTACTACGACAACCGCCGGACGCCCCGGGCCGAGGACTACCCCAATCTCGTCGCGACGTTCCAGACCTGGCGGCACCACCCCCGGTGCCTGATGCTGCCGAGTGTGTTCGCGCAGCACGTCAACGCCGGTCGCGACCTCGCCGGAATGCGAGCCCACCTCGACGCCGCGTACGCGCTGGCCAAGAGCCTCGGCGAACCACTGTCCGTGCATCGGGCCGCCGACGCCCTGGCCGTGCTGGCCTGGGCGAAGGGCGACACCGGCACCGCCGTCGAGTTCGGGCTCGAATCCCTGGCCAACGCCATGAGCCACGACGGGGACGCCCTGGGCACCGCCCGGGCGAATCTGGGACTGCACTACGCCGCCCACGGCGACTACCGCAAAGCCGAACCGCTGCAACGGGAAGCGCTGGAGGTCGCCGTCAGCCAGGCGGCGGCGGGCGCGCCGAACCGGGGCCTGAACCTGGTCAATCTCTACTGTGGCCTGGGGCGGTACGCGGACGCCACCACGCTCGTCGAGCGGATCCGGCACATGCCCGGTATCGACGCGAACGATCTCGTCCTCGGGGCCGTCCACCGGATCAAGGCCCAGATCCATATGAATCTGGGCCGGTACGGCGAAGCGCTCGCCGAGATCGAGGCGGGCCTGCGACTCGCCGGTCAACGCTCGCAGCCGCGCAGCGAGAGCATCGCGTTGCGACTGCGGGCCGAGATCCGGCGCCGGGCCGGTGATCTCACCAACGCCCTGGCCGACGCGACCCGCGCGCTGGAGCTGGCCCGGCGACACCAGCTGTCCAAACAGGAGAAGGACGCCGTTTTCGAGCTCGCGGCACTGCACTGCGCGTCGGGCACGGCACAGAAGGCGGAGGAACTGGTGCCGTCGCTGGCGGAGACGGCTCGCGACTCCAGCGGGCCACAGCGCGCGGAGGCGTTGGCGCGACTGGCGGAGCTCCACTTCCGGCGGGGTCGTCACGCCGAGGCGATCGAGTGCGGCATGGCGGCGAAGGAGCTGTTCGCGAGCATTCCCCGGCCGCTGGGGCTGGCTCGCGTGTTGCGCGATCTGGCCGAGATCCACGACGACCTCGCCGAGACCGAGACGGCGCGCGGTTTCCGGGCCGAGGCCCTGGACCTCTTCACCCGCCTGAGAGTCCCCGAGGCCGAAGAACTCCGCCGCCAGCTCGACAGCCCGCCGTCCGACTTACCTCAGACCCCGCCGTCGTCGACACCCGTGCGGCGGTTGCGGTCCTCCTCCACCAGCTTGTACAAGGTGGACTGA
- a CDS encoding AfsR/SARP family transcriptional regulator, protein MEFRILGAPEVIRDGAPLAIRGRIAPRLLAVLALEAGHVVPISTLVEALWEDPPVTARRQVQNTVSALRAVLGERTVEAVAEGYRLAVPAETVDAGRFAAGVRRARQLREDGDPVAALERLREALALWRGHALAGMGGQVLERGARRLGEDRLAAFEERVELELELGQRVPVGELRQLLTENPYRQRLAALLMLALYREGRAPEALEVHTRMRQRLSRDLGVEPGPALRERYAAILREDPELDVTGTPAPASRGATRPEFAPAQLPAALAGFTGRTSQLRALDALGDDSVLATITGCGGSGKTALAVHWAHRNRDRFPDGQLYLNLRGFDADAPLSPQDALTRLLPALGQPADAVPAELDAAAALFRSLLTGRRMLLLLDNARDAAQVEPLLPNEPGTVTLVTSRHRLTELAAHGATAISLDTLDETDALALLSTLVPDDRLAEDPAATAELVSRCGGLPLALRIVGANLAGRPYSTVAEFAAEHSGSDRLGLLTVDGDPNATVATVFERSARALDEDTRRLFLRLGLIPGDEIPEDLSRGTADLSETVNRELLGRLESAHLIERHRPGLYRFHDLVRLYARQQAESTLDPAEAAEARTAAIDWYASSFEQVSADPGNVIAAFKAWQDHPDAWRLARMLPDFLRYGHSLAGLRPHVETGLALAKDSGDAGALSQMYDAMAFVHSNSGDHLTALTCGRKAVAIARGLPDGDADGRLRSGLAALLLFNSYYEESAALSRETLAIAEADGDIGRIFHDRIFLGAAYRSSGRFADAETCFVQAMRLADTCDDDDPRRVTARFKLARLYNDMDRVEAAWPLLEAIGQWWQRTGSDFIRERVLWLRGQLQLRSGRVEAAEQDLADSWELSHRNGILVWAWYARFAQIELCCQLGDHERGLAYVEELAESGADTFERDDRAQWAALSAKVHIGLGDYRAAIAAAEQARTVFTVTKNPLRLARCLVTLAEAHERLGDTETAERHRDEARRGFAALGLSEKATRIGMSTG, encoded by the coding sequence ATGGAGTTTCGGATTCTCGGTGCGCCCGAGGTGATACGCGACGGTGCGCCGCTCGCTATCCGCGGCCGCATCGCGCCGAGGCTGCTGGCCGTCCTGGCCCTGGAGGCCGGACACGTGGTACCGATATCCACTTTGGTGGAAGCCCTGTGGGAGGACCCGCCGGTCACCGCCCGGCGGCAGGTGCAGAACACCGTCTCGGCGCTGCGCGCCGTCCTGGGCGAGCGGACCGTCGAGGCCGTGGCCGAGGGCTACCGGCTCGCGGTTCCCGCCGAGACCGTCGACGCCGGACGATTCGCCGCCGGGGTGCGGCGGGCCCGGCAGCTGCGGGAGGACGGCGACCCCGTCGCGGCCCTGGAACGACTGCGCGAGGCACTGGCGCTGTGGCGCGGACACGCCCTGGCGGGCATGGGCGGGCAGGTGCTGGAACGCGGCGCCCGGCGGCTCGGCGAGGACCGGCTGGCCGCCTTCGAGGAACGCGTCGAACTCGAACTCGAACTGGGACAACGGGTCCCGGTCGGTGAACTGCGGCAGCTGCTCACCGAGAACCCGTACCGGCAGCGGCTGGCCGCGCTGTTGATGCTGGCGCTGTACCGCGAGGGCCGGGCGCCCGAGGCCCTGGAGGTCCACACCCGGATGCGGCAGCGGCTCAGCCGCGACCTGGGCGTCGAACCCGGTCCGGCGCTGCGGGAACGCTACGCCGCGATCCTGCGCGAGGACCCGGAACTGGACGTCACCGGCACCCCGGCACCGGCGTCCCGCGGCGCCACCCGGCCGGAGTTCGCCCCGGCGCAGCTCCCGGCGGCGCTGGCCGGGTTCACCGGCCGCACCTCACAGCTGCGGGCCCTGGACGCGCTCGGCGACGACTCGGTCCTGGCGACCATCACCGGTTGCGGCGGCAGCGGCAAGACCGCGCTGGCCGTCCACTGGGCCCACCGCAACCGCGACCGGTTCCCCGACGGCCAGCTGTACCTCAACCTGCGCGGGTTCGACGCCGACGCCCCGCTGTCGCCGCAGGACGCGCTGACCCGGCTGCTGCCCGCGCTGGGGCAACCCGCCGACGCCGTCCCCGCCGAGCTGGACGCCGCCGCCGCGCTGTTCCGGTCGCTGTTGACCGGGCGCCGGATGCTGCTGCTGTTGGACAACGCCCGCGACGCGGCCCAGGTGGAACCGTTGCTGCCCAACGAACCCGGGACCGTGACCCTGGTGACCAGCCGCCATCGGCTCACCGAGCTGGCCGCCCACGGCGCCACCGCCATCTCGCTGGACACGCTCGACGAGACCGACGCGCTGGCCCTGTTGTCCACACTGGTCCCCGACGACCGGCTGGCCGAGGACCCGGCGGCCACCGCCGAACTCGTCTCCCGGTGCGGCGGTCTGCCGCTGGCGCTGCGCATCGTCGGCGCCAACCTCGCCGGTCGTCCCTATTCGACGGTCGCGGAGTTCGCGGCCGAACACTCCGGTTCCGACCGGCTCGGCCTGCTCACCGTCGACGGCGATCCCAACGCCACCGTCGCCACCGTCTTCGAACGCTCCGCGCGCGCCCTCGACGAGGACACCCGGCGGCTGTTCCTGCGGCTGGGCCTCATCCCCGGCGACGAGATCCCCGAGGACCTGTCGCGCGGCACCGCGGACCTGTCCGAGACCGTCAACCGGGAACTGTTGGGACGGCTGGAAAGCGCCCACCTCATCGAACGGCATCGCCCCGGGCTGTACCGGTTCCACGACCTGGTGCGGCTGTACGCCCGCCAGCAGGCCGAATCCACACTCGACCCGGCCGAGGCGGCCGAGGCCCGCACCGCCGCGATCGACTGGTACGCCAGCTCCTTCGAGCAGGTCAGCGCCGACCCCGGCAACGTCATCGCGGCGTTCAAGGCCTGGCAGGACCACCCCGACGCCTGGCGGCTGGCCCGGATGCTGCCGGACTTCCTGCGGTACGGGCACAGCCTGGCGGGCCTGCGTCCGCACGTCGAGACCGGACTGGCGCTCGCCAAGGACTCCGGGGACGCCGGGGCGCTGAGCCAGATGTACGACGCGATGGCCTTCGTCCACTCCAACTCCGGCGACCACCTCACCGCGCTCACCTGTGGACGGAAAGCGGTCGCGATCGCCCGGGGGCTTCCCGACGGCGACGCCGACGGCCGGTTGCGCAGCGGGCTGGCGGCGCTGCTGCTGTTCAACTCCTACTACGAGGAGTCGGCGGCCCTGTCCCGCGAGACCCTCGCCATCGCCGAGGCCGACGGCGACATCGGCCGGATCTTCCACGACCGCATCTTCCTGGGCGCCGCCTATCGCAGCAGCGGCCGGTTCGCCGATGCCGAGACCTGCTTCGTTCAGGCGATGCGGCTCGCCGACACCTGCGACGACGACGATCCCCGCCGGGTCACCGCCCGGTTCAAGCTCGCCCGGCTGTACAACGACATGGATCGCGTCGAGGCGGCCTGGCCGCTGCTGGAGGCGATCGGGCAATGGTGGCAGCGCACCGGTTCCGACTTCATCCGCGAACGGGTGCTGTGGCTTCGGGGCCAGTTGCAGCTGCGTTCCGGCCGCGTCGAGGCGGCCGAGCAGGACCTCGCCGACAGCTGGGAGCTGTCGCACCGCAACGGCATCCTGGTGTGGGCCTGGTACGCGCGGTTCGCGCAGATCGAACTGTGCTGCCAGCTCGGCGACCACGAACGCGGACTGGCCTACGTCGAGGAGCTCGCCGAGTCCGGCGCCGACACCTTCGAACGCGACGACCGGGCCCAGTGGGCGGCCCTCAGCGCCAAGGTCCACATCGGCCTCGGTGACTACCGGGCGGCGATCGCGGCGGCCGAACAGGCCCGCACCGTCTTCACCGTCACCAAGAACCCGCTGCGGCTGGCCCGCTGTCTGGTCACCCTCGCCGAGGCCCACGAACGACTGGGCGACACCGAGACCGCCGAACGGCACCGCGACGAGGCCCGCCGCGGCTTCGCCGCGCTGGGTCTGTCCGAAAAGGCCACCAGGATCGGCATGTCGACCGGCTAG